Proteins from a genomic interval of Phlebotomus papatasi isolate M1 chromosome 3, Ppap_2.1, whole genome shotgun sequence:
- the LOC129807059 gene encoding fibroblast growth factor receptor substrate 2, with amino-acid sequence MGCINSKRDINDTQPNVFRVININEDGLELWSGDIEVNWTNLILYRKGKQPTLWPLRCLRRYGYDGDVFCFEAGRRCLTGEGIYSFRCRRAENLFNLLQTHIEGNTYNAGEDGVGAQEGQMGSNRHSTLSTGSAPRPNSGVLTSSYIIGRTEVTSPSQVVSPNGTIHSISVQSRSSDTLTEGNYLEPTPIRQQAPVFPSGMRLGSVGSGPISPDLTSPGSPNSITNILEVTTLNPLPSTQAHHGGGVSNVYQEFPLREHNNNKKLSLDVPPQENAPAEPLSDDCLETSPSRIPDLLSQKSICSPTASVDLDTSHMYMNIAPGEMKITKSLSNPTQIESGSDNSMTPTSTSLFRFSRMNSYGADPERCYENLNPSEMKPLLNRFVKSTPADAGIVSEPGTPTSDNRVVNYIVLDLDQSPSTAAVACTTPGTTNPDTTGAIASLLPPESPKKAALGYATIDFNKTAALSNSTTPSSELDSEGATRKTRHSSSIVVTRQSNSISD; translated from the coding sequence ATGGGCTGCATAAATAGCAAAAGAGACATCAATGACACTCAGCCCAATGTTTTTCGTGTGATTAATATCAATGAAGATGGTTTGGAGCTCTGGTCAGGAGACATTGAAGTCAATTGGACTAATTTGATACTGTACCGGAAGGGTAAGCAGCCCACACTGTGGCCTTTGCGATGCCTCAGGAGATATGGCTACGATGGGGATGTCTTCTGCTTTGAGGCTGGCAGGAGATGTTTGACTGGAGAGGGAATTTATTCCTTTCGTTGCCGCAGAGCTGAGAATCTGTTCAATCTGCTGCAGACACATATAGAGGGGAATACGTACAATGCTGGAGAGGATGGGGTGGGTGCGCAAGAGGGACAGATGGGGAGCAATAGACATTCAACATTGTCCACGGGAAGTGCTCCAAGGCCAAATAGTGGAGTACTGACCAGTAGTTACATCATCGGACGCACGGAAGTCACTTCGCCCAGTCAAGTTGTATCTCCCAATGGAACCATTCACTCAATCTCTGTCCAGAGCCGGAGTTCAGATACCCTGACAGAAGGGAATTATCTAGAACCAACGCCAATCCGGCAGCAAGCCCCTGTGTTTCCATCTGGAATGCGCCTGGGTTCAGTGGGCAGTGGTCCAATTAGTCCAGATCTAACTTCTCCCGGATCCCCCAACAGTATTACCAACATCCTCGAAGTCACCACCCTCAATCCCCTGCCCAGCACTCAAGCCCATCACGGCGGTGGCGTCAGCAATGTCTATCAGGAATTCCCGCTGAGGGaacacaacaacaacaaaaagcTCTCCCTGGATGTCCCGCCACAGGAAAATGCTCCAGCTGAACCACTCAGCGATGACTGCCTTGAAACATCTCCCAGTCGAATTCCTGACTTGCTCTCGCAGAAGAGTATCTGCTCTCCAACAGCTTCCGTGGATCTCGACACATCCCACATGTACATGAACATTGCTCCTGGCGAGATGAAAATCACAAAATCCCTCAGCAATCCCACCCAAATCGAAAGTGGCAGTGACAATTCCATGACTCCCACTTCCACATCCCTCTTTCGATTCTCCCGGATGAATTCCTACGGGGCAGATCCCGAGCGGTGCTATGAGAATCTCAATCCCAGCGAGATGAAGCCCCTCCTCAATCGCTTTGTCAAATCCACTCCAGCTGATGCTGGGATTGTCTCCGAGCCAGGAACTCCAACATCCGACAATCGTGTCGTCAACTACATCGTCCTGGATCTCGATCAGTCGCCCAGTACAGCTGCAGTGGCATGCACAACGCCCGGAACGACAAATCCGGACACAACAGGAGCCATTGCAAGTCTCCTGCCGCCCGAGAGCCCCAAGAAGGCGGCTCTGGGCTATGCCACAATTGACTTCAACAAGACAGCTGCTCTGTCCAATTCAACAACTCCGTCTTCCGAGCTCGACAGTGAGGGAGCCACCAGGAAAACAAGGCACAGCTCCAGCATAGTCGTGACCAGGCAGAGCAACTCCATTAGTGATTGA